Proteins encoded by one window of Akkermansia muciniphila ATCC BAA-835:
- a CDS encoding replication-associated recombination protein A, with the protein MKKDDIPGLFSALADRPLADRLRPSALEDIMGQDHLLGEGGPLRLMADSGKMTSFILWGPPGCGKTTLARILATRTSMHFAALSAVFSGMADLRKAFDEAARRREYGHGTLLFVDEIHRFNRAQQDGFLPYVENGTVTLVGATTENPSFELNSALLSRCKVFVMHSLDAPALESIIERAETLLQRELPLAPEARATLIELADGDGRYLINLMESVFDLCKPDEMLGTDALLKIVQQRAPVYDKDREGHYNLISALHKSLRGSDTDAALYWAARMLEGGEDPLYLLRRLTRFAMEDISLADPAALQMAIAAWDAYERLGSPEGELAIAELIIYLGCAPKSNSAYTAWGAARKAAREYGSLMPPAHILNAPTKLMKELGYGKNYAYDHDAPDAFSGQNYFPDNMPRRQFYRPPERGFEREINKRLAYWDKLRRQRAEEDAGNSGTRSNRKKPPVPEKRDPS; encoded by the coding sequence ATGAAAAAAGACGACATCCCGGGCCTGTTCTCCGCCTTGGCGGACCGCCCTCTGGCGGACCGCCTGAGGCCGTCCGCACTGGAAGACATCATGGGCCAGGATCATCTGCTGGGGGAAGGAGGACCTCTCCGGCTCATGGCGGACTCCGGCAAGATGACCAGCTTTATCCTATGGGGGCCGCCCGGCTGCGGGAAAACCACGCTGGCGCGCATTCTGGCGACGCGCACATCCATGCATTTCGCAGCTCTCTCCGCCGTCTTCTCCGGCATGGCGGATTTGAGAAAAGCCTTTGACGAAGCGGCCAGGCGCAGGGAATACGGCCATGGGACCCTCCTGTTCGTGGATGAAATACATCGGTTCAACCGCGCCCAGCAGGACGGTTTTCTGCCATATGTGGAAAACGGAACCGTTACGCTGGTGGGGGCCACTACGGAAAACCCCTCCTTTGAACTGAACAGCGCCCTCCTCTCCCGCTGCAAAGTCTTCGTCATGCACTCCCTGGACGCCCCGGCTCTGGAAAGCATCATTGAACGGGCGGAAACCCTTCTTCAGCGTGAACTGCCGCTCGCGCCGGAAGCGCGCGCCACCCTGATAGAACTGGCAGACGGAGACGGCCGCTACCTCATTAACCTGATGGAAAGCGTCTTTGACCTCTGCAAGCCCGATGAAATGCTGGGCACGGACGCACTGCTGAAAATTGTCCAGCAGCGAGCCCCGGTTTACGACAAGGACCGGGAAGGCCATTACAATCTCATCAGCGCCCTGCATAAATCCCTGCGGGGGTCGGATACGGACGCAGCCCTGTACTGGGCCGCACGCATGCTCGAGGGCGGGGAGGATCCTCTCTACCTCCTGCGCCGCCTGACCCGCTTCGCCATGGAGGATATCAGTCTGGCGGACCCTGCCGCACTTCAAATGGCCATTGCCGCGTGGGACGCCTATGAACGCCTGGGCTCTCCGGAAGGAGAGCTGGCGATTGCTGAACTGATTATCTACCTGGGCTGCGCCCCCAAATCCAACAGTGCCTACACCGCGTGGGGAGCGGCACGGAAAGCGGCACGGGAATACGGGTCCCTGATGCCCCCGGCACACATCCTCAACGCGCCCACCAAACTAATGAAGGAACTGGGCTATGGAAAGAATTACGCATACGATCATGACGCGCCGGACGCTTTCTCCGGGCAAAACTACTTTCCGGACAACATGCCCCGCCGCCAGTTCTACAGGCCGCCGGAACGGGGTTTTGAACGGGAAATCAACAAACGCCTGGCCTATTGGGACAAACTGCGCCGCCAGCGGGCGGAAGAGGACGCCGGAAACTCCGGTACGCGCAGTAACAGAAAAAAGCCTCCTGTTCCGGAAAAACGGGATCCCTCATGA